The Acidaminococcus fermentans DSM 20731 sequence CCGCCAGGGCCCGGGACACTTCGTAGGTAAAGTCCACATGGCCCGGGGTATCAATCAGGTTCAGGATGTAGTCGTTCCCGTCCTTGGCCTTGTAATCCAGCTGGACCGCCTGGTCCTTGATGGTGATGCCCCGTTCCCGTTCCAGGCTCATGGAGTCCAGGATCTGGTCCTCCATTTCCCGCTTGGACAGGGTGCCGGTCATTTCAATGAGCCGGTCGGCCAGGGTGGATTTGCCGTGGTCGATATGGGCGATGATGGAAAAATTTCGAATATGATCACGTTTTGCCATGGAATCTTCTCGCTTTCTGCCAACGCCTGAAAAACAGGCGGAAATATTTCAATACTTTATTATATCATGTTCGGCCGGGCCCTTCCACCTGGCATCCGGCAATGTAAGTGTCAACAAGTTCTCGGTAAGACCTTCATCACAGTATGGTTATGCAGCAAAGTGCAGAGTGAAGAGCACGGACGATGAAAATCCAATGACCCATTGCGATGCCGTAGGGGGCGCAGGCCGGTTGCCCCGCTCCCTCCGCATACAACAAAAAAGGCCGGCAACCGGAGTTGTCAGCCTTCCTGCTGTTCAGCCTTATTTTACTGCGTTGACTTTCTTAGCTAAACGGGATTTCTTGCGAGCTGCGGCTTTTTTGTTCACCGTGCCCTTCCGAGCAGCTTTATCTAATAAGCTCGCTGCTACTTTCAAAGTGGCCTGGGCCTCTTCTTTGGATCCTGCAGCAGCAAAAGCTTCAACCTTGCGTGCGGTGCTGCGGATTTCAGCTTTCACCGGGCCATTGGCAGCGCGCCGTTCGGCATCAGTCTTGACACTACGAATGGAAGACTTAATATTCGGCATGTTCTCACCTCCACCAATAAGCTTTACCAAAATATAATATCATGGATACGTCCTTTGTGCAAGGGATTTTTCCATTATTTCTTGTTCTTTTCCATGGCCAGGATGCTCTGGGCATTCCGGGCGTCCTTCCGGAGCTGTTCCTGGAGCCTGTCCAGGTCGGGGAATTTCTCCTCTCCCCGGAGCCGGGCCACCAGCTGCACCCGGACTTCCTTCCCGTACAGGTCCCCCTGGAACCGGAACAGATGGGCTTCCAGCCGGGTTTCCTGGTTGGCGAAGGTGGGATTGTCCCCTACATTCACCATGGCATCATGCCACTGGCCGTCCACCAGCACCCGCCCTGCGTACACCCCGAAGGCGGGCACGGCAAAATGCTGGCCCAGGAGCTTCAGATTGGCCGTAGGGAAGCCCAGGAGCCGTCCCCGGTGATCCCCGGGCACCACCTGGCCCCGGATGGCATAGGGCCGGCCCAGCATCTGGGCCGCCAGTTCCACCCGTCCTTCGGCGATAGCCTTCCGGATGTTGGTGCTGCTCACCACCAGCCCGTCCTGCTTCAAAAGAGGCCGGGACAGGATGGTGAGCCCGAACCGGGTGTGTTCCGTCTTCAGAAGACGGACGTTCCCCTTGCCCCCGGCCCCGAAGCTGAAGTTGTCCCCGATGCCCACAGCCTTGACTCCCAGATCCACCAGCATCTGGAGGAAATCGTCGGCGCTCATGGCCGCCAGTTCCCGGGTAAAGGGGATGTTCACCAGGATGTCCACCTCCAGGTCCACCATGAGTTTTTCCTTGGCGGCATTGTCCAGCAGCCGGGGCGGTTCCAGCTCCGGCTTCAGACTGGCCAGAGGGTGGGTGCTGAAGGTGAACACCATCAGCTGGAGATGGTGCTGCCGGGCATAGGTCCGG is a genomic window containing:
- a CDS encoding bifunctional riboflavin kinase/FAD synthetase, which produces MKLITSLDELHRAHLLPSAAALGTFDGVHRGHQEVIGTTRTYARQHHLQLMVFTFSTHPLASLKPELEPPRLLDNAAKEKLMVDLEVDILVNIPFTRELAAMSADDFLQMLVDLGVKAVGIGDNFSFGAGGKGNVRLLKTEHTRFGLTILSRPLLKQDGLVVSSTNIRKAIAEGRVELAAQMLGRPYAIRGQVVPGDHRGRLLGFPTANLKLLGQHFAVPAFGVYAGRVLVDGQWHDAMVNVGDNPTFANQETRLEAHLFRFQGDLYGKEVRVQLVARLRGEEKFPDLDRLQEQLRKDARNAQSILAMEKNKK
- the rpsT gene encoding 30S ribosomal protein S20, with amino-acid sequence MPNIKSSIRSVKTDAERRAANGPVKAEIRSTARKVEAFAAAGSKEEAQATLKVAASLLDKAARKGTVNKKAAARKKSRLAKKVNAVK